The DNA window TGGCCCCGACCGCCGGCACCGTCACCCTCGACGGCGCCGACATCCACCGCATGCCCGCCCGCGCCCTCGCCCGCCGTCTGGGCCTGCTCCCGCAGCAGGCCGTGGCCCCCGAAGGCGTCACCGTCGAGGGGCTCGTACGCCTCGGCCGCTACCCGCACCAGCGCATGCTCACCCCCTGGTCCAAGGCCGACCAGGCCGCCGTCGAAGAGGCCCTCGCCCGTACCGGCACCGACGTCCTGCGCGACCGCCCGGTCGACCAGCTCTCCGGCGGCCAGCGGCAGCGCGCCTGGATCGCCCTGGCCCTCGCCCAGGACACGCCCCTGCTGCTCCTCGACGAGCCCACCACCTTCCTCGACCTGCGCCACCAGCTCGACGTGCTCGACCTGGTCGAGGAGCTCAACGCCGAGGCCGGCCGCACCGTCGTGATGGTCCTGCACGACCTCGGCCAGGCGGCGCGGTACGCCGACCACCTCGTGGTCATGTGCGACGGCAGACCGGCCGCCGCCGGCCCGCCGGCCGACGTCCTCACCGCCGAACTCGTCGAGGAGGTCTTCCAGGTGGAGTGCCGGGTCGTGCCCGACCCGGAGACCGGCACGCCCCTGGTCGTCCCCCGGGCCCGCTCCGGACGGCGGCGCGCCCCCGGCCGGCCCGCCGCCTGAGGCCCACCCGCACCCGCCGGACCTCGGCCCCAAGCCCCACCCCCCAAGCCCCCACCCCCCACACCCGTCCCTCCCCTACCGCTCAGACTGGAGTCCGCCGTGACCACCCACCTCAGACCACCCCTCCACCGGCTGCGCAGGGCGCTCGCCGCGCTCCTCGCCGTGATCATCGGCACGGCCGTGCTCGCCGCGTGCGGCGGCGACGAGAAGGCGAAGGACGAGGGCAAGGCCGCGGGCGGCACCGGCTTCCCGCGCTCGATCACCCACGCCATGGGCACCACCGAGATCAAGCAGAAGCCGAAGCGCGTCGTCGTCCTCGACACCGGCGAACTCGACGACGTCACCATGCTCGGCATCGAGCCCGTCGGCGCGGTCTCCCCCCACATGAAGACCGAGGGCGGCTTCCCGCAGTACCTGTCGGCGAAGACGAAGAACACCAAGGACGTCGGCCCCATGGCCGAGCCGAACATCGAGCGGATCATCTCCCTCAAGCCCGACCTGATCCTGTCCTCCAAGGTCCGCCACGCCAAGGTCTACGACCGCCTCAAGGGCATCGCCCCGACCGTCTTCACCGAGACCACCGGCGCGCCCTGGAAGGAGAACCTCAAGGTCCACGCCAAGGCACTCGGCCTGGAGAAGGAGGCGGAGGCGGCCATGGGTGCGTACGAGAAGCGCGCCAAGGCCCTCGGCGAGGAGATCAAGAAGAAGAACAACGGCACGATGCCGACCGCGTCCGTCGTCCGCTTCGTCGCCGGCCCCACGCGCCTCTACCAGAAGGCCTCCTTCAGCGGCGTCGTCCTCTCCGACACCGGCCTGCGCCGCCCCGCCTCGCAGGACGTCGACGCCCCGATGACGGACGTCTCGCCGGAGCAGATCGACAAGGCCGACGCCGACCTCGTCTTCGTCACCGTCGCCGACGACCCCGAGAAGACCCAGCAGAGCGCCGTCCAGGACAACCCGCTGTGGAAGGGCCTCGGCGCCGTCAAGAACGACAAGGTCGTCCAGGTGCCGGACGAGACGTGGATGTCCGGCATCGGCATCCAGGCCGCCAACCGCGTCGTGGACGACATCGCCAAGGCCGCCGGCGTCGACGTCCCCAAGTAGCCGGTCCGCGGGGCCGGTTCACCCCGGCCCCGGACCCGGCCACCGGCAGCACCCCCGTTCCCCGGGCCCGCCGCCGGGCCGTCACCCCCTCCTCAACGGCCCGGCGGCGTCCCCCCCCCCACGTCCCCCCACGCATCACCGCCCCCCGCAGCCTGTCGAAAGGCGCTCCTGTGCGGCTTCACCTCCTCGCCCTGAACCCGACCGACTCCGTCACCCTCGGCTTCCTGCCCGCGGCCGCCCGTCTCGGAGTCGAGGTCACGCTCCTCACCGACCAGCCCGCCGCCCACCGCCGCGCGTACGAACAGAGCGTCGCCGACGGCGGCAAACTGCCCGAACTCTCCGTCCTCGGCTGCGACGTCACCGACTTCCGCGAGGTCGTCGCCCGGATCTCCGCGCTCGGCCGGTCGGCCCGCCCCGACGCCGTCTTCACCAACAGCGACCACCTCCAGCCCCAGGCCGCTCTGGCCGCCGCCTACTTCGGCCTGCCCGGCAAGGACTGGCGCTCCGCCCTCGACGCCAAGAACAAGGCCCAGCTGCGCCGCCGCCTCGCCGAGGCCGGCGCCGACACCGTCCGCTCCGCCGAACTCGCCCCCGGCGACGAGCCGGAGGGCCTGCCCGGCCGGCTCGCGGACCTGGGCCTGCCCTTCCCCTGCGTCGTCAAGCCGCGCGAGGGCGTGGCCAGCGAGGACGTCGTGCTCGCCGAGGACGAGGCGTCCCTCGTCCGCCACTGTCACGACATCCGCACCCGCAGGCCCGGCGCCTCCCTCCTCGTGGAGGAGTACCTGGACGGCGAGCTGCACACCCTGGAGACGCTCGGCGACGGCAGCACCCTGCACGCCCTCGCCTCCTTCCGCACCCGCCTGTCCCCGCTGCCGCACTTCATCGAGGAACGCCTCGACCTGCTGCCCGCACCGCCGCAGCCGCACACGGAACAGGTGCTCGCCCAGCTGCGCGCCCTCGGCGTCGGCTTCGGCGCCTGCCACACCGAGTACGTGGCCCAGGGCTCCCGCGCCCGCATCATCGAGGTCAACTACCGCGCCATCGGCGACCAGTGCGACCTCGCCCTCGCCGACGCCCTCGGCGTCCCCCTCTTCGAGCACGTCCTGCGCACCCACCTCGGCGAGCCGCTGCCCGCGGACCTCGGCGCGCGACCTGACGGGCGGCTGCGCGTGGAGTATGTCTGTGCGGACCGCGGGGGTACGCTCGAAAAGGCCCCCCCGGCGAGCGACACCGAGCGCGACGGCGTACGGCTGGTCTACCGGCCGCTGCGCGGAACCGGCGAGGCGCACCCGCTCCATCGCACCAACCGCGACTACCTCGGCGTCATCAGGGCGACCGGCACCGACCAGGGCCGGATCGACCGGGAAGTCGACGCGTTCCTGGCCGCACAGCGCTGGGAGATCATGTCATGAGCCTGACCAGCACGGACGTGGTGGAGGGCGACCTCCTGAGCCGCGTCCTCAGCACCCTGCTCCGCGAGGACGCCTACGGGCTGCGCCGCCACGCCCTCACCGAGCACCGCCCC is part of the Streptomyces roseifaciens genome and encodes:
- a CDS encoding ABC transporter ATP-binding protein; the protein is MSLGYAGRTVVDGVDLAVPGGAVTAVVGPNACGKSTLLRGLARLLAPTAGTVTLDGADIHRMPARALARRLGLLPQQAVAPEGVTVEGLVRLGRYPHQRMLTPWSKADQAAVEEALARTGTDVLRDRPVDQLSGGQRQRAWIALALAQDTPLLLLDEPTTFLDLRHQLDVLDLVEELNAEAGRTVVMVLHDLGQAARYADHLVVMCDGRPAAAGPPADVLTAELVEEVFQVECRVVPDPETGTPLVVPRARSGRRRAPGRPAA
- a CDS encoding ABC transporter substrate-binding protein encodes the protein MTTHLRPPLHRLRRALAALLAVIIGTAVLAACGGDEKAKDEGKAAGGTGFPRSITHAMGTTEIKQKPKRVVVLDTGELDDVTMLGIEPVGAVSPHMKTEGGFPQYLSAKTKNTKDVGPMAEPNIERIISLKPDLILSSKVRHAKVYDRLKGIAPTVFTETTGAPWKENLKVHAKALGLEKEAEAAMGAYEKRAKALGEEIKKKNNGTMPTASVVRFVAGPTRLYQKASFSGVVLSDTGLRRPASQDVDAPMTDVSPEQIDKADADLVFVTVADDPEKTQQSAVQDNPLWKGLGAVKNDKVVQVPDETWMSGIGIQAANRVVDDIAKAAGVDVPK
- a CDS encoding ATP-grasp domain-containing protein — its product is MRLHLLALNPTDSVTLGFLPAAARLGVEVTLLTDQPAAHRRAYEQSVADGGKLPELSVLGCDVTDFREVVARISALGRSARPDAVFTNSDHLQPQAALAAAYFGLPGKDWRSALDAKNKAQLRRRLAEAGADTVRSAELAPGDEPEGLPGRLADLGLPFPCVVKPREGVASEDVVLAEDEASLVRHCHDIRTRRPGASLLVEEYLDGELHTLETLGDGSTLHALASFRTRLSPLPHFIEERLDLLPAPPQPHTEQVLAQLRALGVGFGACHTEYVAQGSRARIIEVNYRAIGDQCDLALADALGVPLFEHVLRTHLGEPLPADLGARPDGRLRVEYVCADRGGTLEKAPPASDTERDGVRLVYRPLRGTGEAHPLHRTNRDYLGVIRATGTDQGRIDREVDAFLAAQRWEIMS